A single genomic interval of Scyliorhinus torazame isolate Kashiwa2021f unplaced genomic scaffold, sScyTor2.1 scaffold_1859, whole genome shotgun sequence harbors:
- the fam3a gene encoding protein FAM3A, with translation MPCPDKHFAFRIVSGAANVIGPKFCMDDRVLMSSVKNNVGRGLNIALVNGVTGELMDAKFFDMWAGDTGINELLKFLRPVYEGTLVFVASYDDPATKMNEEARKLFNAFGSKAINVLSFRDSWVFVGAKGIENKSPFEQHIKNDKSTNKYEGWPEAVQIEGCIPHKE, from the exons ATGCCTTGTCCAGACAAACACTTCGCTTTTCGTATCGTCAGCGGGGCAGCCAATGTCATCGGCCCAAAGTTCTGCATGGACGATCGAGT ATTGATGAGCAGTGTCAAAAACAATGTTGGGCGGGGACTGAACATTGCTCTGGTCAATG GTGTCACGGGAGAATTAATGGATGCAAAATTCTTTGACATGTGGGCTGGAG ACACTGGGATTAATGAATTGTTGAAGTTTCTACGGCCAGTATATGAGGGAACACTGGTCTTTGTGGCATCTTACGATGATCCAGCAACAAA AATGAATGAGGAGGCGAGGAAGTTGTTTAACGCGTTCGGCAGTAAGGCAATTAACGTACTCAGTTTCCGGGACAGTTGGGTATTCGTGGGGGCAAAAGGAATTGAAAATAAAAGCCCCTTTGAACAG CACATCAAAAACGACAAGAGCACCAATAAATATGAAGGCTGGCCGGAGGCTGTGCAGATCGAGGGCTGCATCCCCCATAAAGAGTGA